A region from the Nitrospinota bacterium genome encodes:
- a CDS encoding O-antigen ligase family protein, with translation MSAIDTTHRWLPVLDKILTASLILFVMFSMFSISITQIAFAVGTVAWLTKVSLTKSWSRVRFPLGIPFLLFILASILAVALAVDPGYSYKSLKKLLQILIFFWAVNSVRDEKQRDFLVLVLVAAGCISALVGISQGLLTPVTTETRVEGTMSVYMTFAGILMLVGLVALGRLLFRQPRENWLGGAVFLIVICLLLTLTRQAWLGFMTGFVFLVLVWRIRLLWGVPVLLVLVLLFSPVGVKDRLHSMVNLQDWTFQSRLALWQGGWEVFKDYPVTGCGFRCMDLVHTNYPDPTGYIKKYRGMHNNFVQLAVDTGILGLSAWISIWVGFFLYFFRKSRDSAERTYTRWVLPGCAAAVLGFLAGGLFEVNFYDSEVAMLLYFIMALPFMNQNSEPGEKV, from the coding sequence ATGTCTGCAATAGATACCACTCACCGTTGGCTTCCAGTACTGGACAAGATTTTGACTGCCAGTTTGATTCTGTTCGTGATGTTTTCGATGTTTTCCATCAGCATCACGCAAATCGCCTTTGCCGTGGGAACGGTGGCCTGGTTGACGAAAGTTTCCCTGACCAAATCCTGGAGCCGGGTCCGGTTTCCTTTGGGGATTCCTTTTTTACTTTTTATTCTCGCCAGTATTCTGGCGGTGGCTCTGGCGGTCGATCCCGGCTATAGTTATAAATCGCTAAAAAAGCTCCTGCAAATCCTCATCTTTTTCTGGGCGGTCAATAGTGTCAGGGATGAGAAGCAAAGGGATTTCCTGGTCCTGGTTTTGGTCGCGGCGGGCTGTATTTCGGCCCTGGTTGGAATTTCCCAGGGGTTGTTGACCCCGGTCACCACAGAAACCCGTGTAGAAGGAACCATGAGCGTCTATATGACGTTTGCGGGGATTCTGATGCTGGTGGGGCTGGTGGCTCTGGGACGTTTATTATTCCGTCAGCCCAGAGAAAACTGGCTGGGTGGTGCGGTATTTTTAATCGTCATTTGCCTGCTTCTCACCTTGACACGGCAAGCCTGGCTGGGATTCATGACAGGATTTGTATTTCTGGTGTTGGTCTGGAGGATACGGTTGCTTTGGGGCGTTCCGGTTTTGCTGGTTCTGGTTTTGCTGTTTTCCCCTGTGGGTGTGAAGGACCGGCTTCATTCAATGGTTAACTTGCAGGACTGGACCTTTCAGTCCCGTCTGGCGCTCTGGCAGGGTGGCTGGGAGGTGTTCAAGGATTATCCTGTGACGGGGTGTGGCTTTCGGTGTATGGATTTAGTACATACCAACTACCCGGACCCGACGGGATACATTAAAAAATACCGGGGGATGCATAACAATTTTGTCCAGCTGGCGGTGGACACGGGTATTCTGGGTTTGAGCGCGTGGATTTCTATATGGGTAGGGTTTTTTCTGTATTTTTTCAGGAAATCCCGCGATTCAGCAGAGAGGACTTACACTCGATGGGTCCTGCCGGGTTGTGCCGCCGCAGTTCTCGGTTTTTTGGCCGGGGGATTGTTTGAAGTAAATTTTTACGATTCGGAAGTTGCCATGCTGTTATATTTCATCATGGCATTGCCTTTTATGAATCAGAACTCAGAACCGGGAGAGAAGGTCTAA